The stretch of DNA CTTCCCCTTAAATAGACGGTGAACAAAGATGGTATAGCCTGCGACTATCGGCATGCCGATAAGCGCAATGACGGCCATCACCTGCAATGTGTAGAGTCCGGTCGAACTGTTATAGATCGTCAGGCTGAAATTCGGGTTATTGGACGCGGTAATCAGACGGGGAAACTGAAGAGCGCCCGCGGCCAGAAACAGGCCGGTAAAGGATAAGGACGATTCCCAAAACGGGGCTGCTTCATGTTTTCTGCCGAGTGAATAATACAATCCGATAAGCCCGGCAAATGTGAACTCTACCGCCACATAAAATAAAATATTCGCCCACAGGCGATGAAATGCCGCCGCCAGCACAACAAAATAAATCACCGCTGCGACGGCATTGATCCACAGCAAAATCTTCACGGCTTTAAAGGAGCGCTCCTGCAACTCCCCTTCTGTTTTCATCACGGCCCAGGAGGCTCCCTGCAGCAATACCGCGGCCAGACCGGTCAGGCCGAACAAGAGCGGCACAGGCCTGAGCAGCGTAAAAAAGCTTCCGGCATATTCCATTTTCCCGGTCAGGGGCACGCCGTAAATCACATTGCCCAGAGCCACGCCAAACAACAAAGCGGCCAGAGCGCTTCCGCCAACGAAAGCCTTTTCCCACAGCCCCGCGCGCTCCGGATCATTGGCGCGAAATTCCATCGAGACCGCCCGGAAGATCAGCGCGAGCAATACCAGCATCATCGCCAGATAAAAACCGGAAAACGCGGTGGCATACGCATGGGGAAAGGCCGCAAACAGCGCGCCCCCTCCCGTAATCAGCCACACTTCGTTGCCGTCCCAGAAGGGGCCGATGGATGCGATCAACGTGTCTTTCTCTTCTTTTGTTTTTCCCAGAAACGGCAGCAGGACCGCCACGCCAAGATCAAATCCATCCAAAAGCGCGTACCCGAGCAGCAGCATGAAAATCAGCACAAACCACAGGATTTGAAAATTCTGGATATTTTCCATCTCGCCTCTCTCCTATTTTTCATAACCATAATTTTTTTGAATTCGTGCCGACAGGCATAAGTCCCCGTTACCGCAAGCAGGCACTAGATTGCCGGCCCCTGCCTGACAATTTTCACAAACAGCATGATAAACATCACAAACAAAAGCAGGTATACGGCGGAAAACATCAGCAGACTGAAGATCAATTCACCCGCGGACACTACAACCGACGCGCCGGCGGCGGTTTTCATCAAGCCCTGAATAACCCAGGGCTGGCGGCCAACCTCCGCGGTAATCCAGCCTGTTTCGTGGGCCAGATGCGGCAGCGGAATCAGGAAGGGAAGCCCC from Deltaproteobacteria bacterium HGW-Deltaproteobacteria-6 encodes:
- the cydB gene encoding cytochrome d ubiquinol oxidase subunit II, encoding MENIQNFQILWFVLIFMLLLGYALLDGFDLGVAVLLPFLGKTKEEKDTLIASIGPFWDGNEVWLITGGGALFAAFPHAYATAFSGFYLAMMLVLLALIFRAVSMEFRANDPERAGLWEKAFVGGSALAALLFGVALGNVIYGVPLTGKMEYAGSFFTLLRPVPLLFGLTGLAAVLLQGASWAVMKTEGELQERSFKAVKILLWINAVAAVIYFVVLAAAFHRLWANILFYVAVEFTFAGLIGLYYSLGRKHEAAPFWESSLSFTGLFLAAGALQFPRLITASNNPNFSLTIYNSSTGLYTLQVMAVIALIGMPIVAGYTIFVHRLFKGKARTDDHY